From the genome of Tachypleus tridentatus isolate NWPU-2018 chromosome 6, ASM421037v1, whole genome shotgun sequence:
CTTACAACATTGAGTGGTAACTAGTATATAGGTATTTAAGCTATGTCACTCAAGTGCATCATGCATTTTCTACCTCCTCAAttctataaacgttttttttttcatttattctctCTGTGCAGTTTTTGCCTTGCCCAGTGTTAAGAAAATTAAGTCGATTTTTAGATGCTTTTGTCCCTTTGTCATTCCAAATAGAAATCTGCTTTTCAAGATGTAATTCTTCTTTGCTGCTACTTAATTTTCACATACTTCTGAATATTGGTGCAGATAGCCtggttgctttgcaccataaaacaccaagtGAACCAACCAATTTCTGAATGTTGTtccaaacaaaaacacattatgtaatgtttattaatactaTGTAAAGCCCACTGGTAATAAATTGTATAAAACCAAAAAGGTCATTTGAAGGAATACTTATACATAGTTAGAAAGGAATTTACTTTCACTAAAGTTTTTACATTCCAATAACAAATGTTCTCAAAATGgatttgaaaaaacaaagctTGCTTAAAAGGGATCTGATTAAGATATTTGTTAAGTGAACTGACAGTGTTAATGTACagcttttttcatatttaaaaggaGAGAACAATAGGAATAATTGGACACAAATAAGAATTTTGACAGGGTAAGTgttatcttcagctaagatagttTTACGTTTTTATCAGAAAGGTTGGTCTTTGGAAAAGGTTGTCTTCAGATGTGATGGATACAGCTGATTATAGAGTTTATGGGAAGgcctttataaatatttaaaattataattaatggcTGGTTTTAAGGCATTTCTTTGCTTTTTTAAGTTTAGTGGATATCACAGTATTGATGGAGCAAATGCCCCATTTCCTCCCTAAATGTTATACATTAAATTACATgtactatattaataaataaaaaaacaaaaaatgcatagcttataagaatataaaattcACTTATAAAATGTGGTTGCTGAATaataagaaaatgtatatttgctgtttttaataagTAATCAATTATAAAATACTTCTGCTGTTCTCTACCACTAATgtctgatcaaagcaagctatgTTACAGATGAGaactaataattaattatctttatgcacacactcacacacatacacaaaatctTGTATGTATCTTTATTTGTCCATTATCTAACTATTCCTAGATTTCTGGGCCAATCTCAATAAAATTTTAtgggatgatagtttggaacaatGACATGCCAGGGTGAGGCTTATACAATCTCTTTATTCCACATTACTGATATTATTGATCATTTATTACCCTTGAAGTAAGTTAACATTAACATTCATAGATGGCACCACATTCTTATACCATACACTTCCAAAAAAAAGGTTCTATGACGCAAAGTATAAGTAGTTTGGAGGggaggacacacacacacacacacacacacatcttatATATCTGGACATATATCCTACTTTGACATGTGACCTAAAAATTTTATCATTCGGGACACTTCTTTGGCCACAGATTGTCAATTAGATGATAATGTGAAACAGTTTGGAAGGATGTTAAGATCTGAATATTGAAAGCTGTTAACAGAATGCATCCCTACTGCCACTTCTTTGGCTACTATCTCTTTGTACAAACTGCTATGATAATCaccatgttttacatttatatgtagAAAGTTCTTAAAGCTTATGTAAAACATTGGGTAAGGTAATAATGAGAACAGTAATAtgttgttatgttataaataaattatatgataGTTAGGGCTTTTGcgttatttatcatagcattcACCCCCACATTTTTTAAGTTGATAAACCAGGACAAAGGATTGGTACCTCAGCTTATTAAATAGtatagctaatttaatataaGGGTCTAGCTCATTGTAAGCAATGTTTTAAAGCATAAACTTGTATTAATTAGAATGTGTTGATTTATTAGttgagtgtttttttcttttagcagtATTTTTGGCCATAACTATTCTACCACATGTTAAAGTGGCTTGCAGTATTTTAGCATGATATAAGTTGTATAAATTTGCAATCTGTAACAAAATAGTgctttgcttttttattttatggatTTAGGAGAGCAACACCTATCACATATACCTGGGACCTGCATATATAAATATCCAGTGTATTTCAGTCTTGGGTAATATGTACAAGTgacaaacagttttaacttttttagtGAGTTAATTATATTAAGATGCATAAATATAGCACTTTAAGATAATttctgaagttgttttttttaatggacttattattttgaatttttattggACAAATTGATAGAATTGCAGGAAAAATATCCCTATTGCCCAATaactttttatcacaaatatttcttATAGACCAGACTCTTTGTACATCTATTTTtgtaaatagaaacaaaattaaacttgttctttaattttttagGAACTCATCAGTTTCCAtcttaaactaatataaaatattgaccTTCATTAGTACTGGTGGCAACAGATTCCATAAATCTGGTAACTGTATCAGACAAATTAACTCTTTTTATCCCAGACCCTATTCTGttttctacaaattttgaaattatgtcattCTCAGAATACAGCACAAAGAAAGCAGAAGTTATTATATCACTGAATTCCCAGATAATAATGAAGATTTCAGTAAGACCACATCTCACCTTTCTTGATTTAagagaaaataagatattttaacatatCCCTGTAAATTAACCCTTACATTTCTGTGATGTAGGAAGGACTAGCAAAGTAAGGGTGCTTTGCTAGACGTGCAAATTTTTATGAGAGATTGAAAGTGTAAGAAGCTTCTAAAAGCAGTTCCCATGTTGCCAAAGGCAACACAATCTAGGTGGGTCTGGAGGTATGTCCcccataaaattaatataacttgtttgttttttatgttaaatatttaaaagtgggGATTATATAGGATTTTCAGTTCAAACACCTCTGCATTTACTACAAACAACAAAGGGCTATATTGATGGCTTGAATGATTTATTTACTACTATGCTAAGATATCATAACTTTCTTCAGTAGGGCAGTTGAATGTATGACCTAAGTTATGACAAATCAAATCTGTTACTGTGTACTTGCTATAATTAATGgtcatttgttaaatatttgttcaacttactatttaattctaattttttctgtaataccttaacattataaactaatataaaagaaCTAAATTTGACTGTCATAAGTATATGCTAGTAATTTACTGATTATGTCCCTGTTGGTATCATTTATGTGAGTTAGAAAAAATAAAGGCCTGACCACTGATCACTGAGACAATCCACTAGTAACATGGATTTGGTTTGACTGGACTTCATTAATACCAACCTTTAGCTTTTACCTATTCAACTACAACTTCAAGTCAAATTAATGAGTGTTTCTACAACCCACAGCTGTGTGATTTTGCTTAACTAATTTTTTTGTGTAGAAACCTTATCAAAACTTGTACACAAGTTCCACATCTTTACTTTCATCGAGATAACAAGTAACATCCATCTTAGGTGAATGGGTTCAtccaaaaaaattgtttttataatctggtatctatgtttaatttatatcttaTTTCACTACATGCAGGGTTTTTAGGGGTAGTATCCATGATTTCACTATATCATTTCTCATTCATCTCTTCTGCCAATTGAGTGGCTTGTAACAATTGTATGTTAAAAACTCTCTATTACTGAAACTGCCTTATAGTAATCCATATAAATTATACCtcttgatttttttaattctttttttgtatttactCCTGACAAGTTGCAGTTTATCCCGTATGTACAGAGCCATTAATTAAGTCCAAGTACATCTGTTGTCTAAAACCCTTTAATTTAAGGTTTCAGTAATGGGGTTATATCTAAAAGAAATGTGTAAATACTCAaaatatgtcaaaaaaaaaagttatattttttagaaaGATAAAATTGAAGTGTTATGATGTACAAAATAAAGGTATCTTTTggtatttagtgttataattgttttgttttaatcaacaaataattaatgtCTAAGACTTTCAGCTGTCATCATGGTCCACTTTAGTTCAAAAGTTCTTATGGCAGAAagatatagatctgaaatgttattttcatacAACACTATTTGAAATCTGTAAGGGAGTAATTCagaaacatttttaacagttCTCTTCTGTCTGGTATAATTGTTATCACGAGTGTTAGGCCTATTGCTTTTGGCACCTAGCACTCTAAATAGTGTTTAATACTTTATCAATTTAGACTTTAAGGTAGTGGAAGAACATAGGATGTTTACTTTCACTGTAATGAAGTACTATTAGAACCTGTACATTTGGATCATTTTATGTATGCACATGTAACAATgtcaactatttttttttattgtgtttcaagACATAATTTGAAAAAGTGTGGAGATgcttaacattttatatagctGTGTCTCAAACGTCTTTGAGAAGAAGTTAAGGCATAGAAAAAATAAGTTGACTATTATTTTAGGTAGTTTTATGAATGAAGTATCAGCCTAAATTCTCACATATAGAAGTTATATGCTTTCATtgaaatttatgtatataaatatatgggtTGTACTTTTGGCTTCTACTTTCAGGTATATCTGATTTCTAAAGTTCAGTGTGACACCTGCATATGGACAGACTCAAGAACTTTGCAATGACTAATTACATAAAAAGAAACCACTGGGCTATCATAAGCTTATGTCTTCTGCTACTTTGTACTATAGCACCTGGAGCTCATATATCAGTTCCTCTCAGTGTGTATGCTGATTTGAGTCTTTCTTCTGATGTGGAAGAAGGAAGTAAGGTCCCACCAAGTAATGATCTTTCTTCAACTGTTAATCCTCATTTGAAGAAAATACCATCAGCAACTGATGAAATTCAAAAGTGGCATGCaaaaaagaaagttaatgttttattggACCTTTGGACTCGTATATCAAGTCCTTTTGATATGAAAGAggttagaaaatatataaatataactattttcattgtattttagtAATGAGAGTCATTCATGCaattcttattatttaattattttcattgtattttagtAATGAGAGTCATTCATGTGATtcttattatttaactacagtttgCTGAGTTTCATAATACTCTTACGTAAAATTGGTTTGAAACTGTGTATTTTGCAAATTTTCACAGATTCTAGCACAAAAAACATATCAAAGCCTTtcgaaatttatatatttaaaatggctgtaatgggtagagaaagcactaacagatgagtgaacaatgtttcaacctctCTACCAAAAGGAGCATAGTACACTCGTGATGCATGTGATTCTTTCTGTGCAGTTCTTCCAAATTAACACTTCTTTTTGGACACTGTTTGAGTTTGGACAtgctctttgtttttatttattgctgcatgttcaactttgttttcctcAAAAAGTGGCtatttttcaacttaatttagtttattaattaattcaagtCACTTTCAGCACTCGAGTTTGGTTAAAATTTTCTATGTAATGCATACTGAAGTTAATCTTACCACTTTGAGGGACATAGcagacattagtatttttctCAGGCCTCAGGTGCAGGTGACCTAATGATGGATTATATGCTTCTGTGTGTCAGGAGACCAAATGTTATGTGGTTTAGTCTTAATCCCTGGACTTTGCCATGGCTTCTACTGAAAGTGTTGAGCCTTTGCTGGCTGATGAGGATTTTGCTCTTTTTTTATGCCTTTAGAGTTTGCTGATCATTCTTATTCCTAACCTGGAGAGTCTCCTCGGGCTTATTTGGTCTTCATTGATTTTATGTCTCATGATTGTGTTGTATTATCTCTGtgacctgttttttttttcaccttttctTACCTTTGATGTGTGAATGACCTTCTCAAACTCTTGATTTTTCCTCTTTCTCCTAATATTCTGGTACCTGATTGACCTCATGTTTATGTGAGAGGATTGACATGTTGTGTCCCCAAAGACTTTTGATTATTTAAACTTTGCCTTGTATCATGCTGCCTATGTAGTTTTTAGATCAACTGTTACTAAGTTTGGGGCTAGCTCTTGAATCATATGCTTATCTTTCACTTGCCTGATATCCTTCCTTGTTTCTTACCCTTACCaactttttaaaggttttttttttacatacacctCCTTTGAAGCTCTCCACAGAAGTGCTGTGGAGAACTCTTTAGAGATACCCTTGTCCTTGCCTTCTTCACTTTAACCCCACACCTCATTCTTGGCTTTGGCATTTACTACATAGTTTCTTTGTGGTTGGAAACTTAATTTGTGATTGGGTATTGGTTTGTGCCCATTTACCCTCAACATCTcttgatttatttatgttttgtatgGCCCCATTTCTGGGATGTAAAATATTGATACTGTCCTGGATATTATCTAGCCTTGGGTGGCATTGGTCCACCAACATTCCACCTTTCCAAATATTGTAGCTCATTTTTTCCCATCAGTTTTATATTCCTCCAATTCCCATTTCTTTCCTCATCTctggtttcttttttttcccattttcttCCCATTCCTTGAGATCCTGTGATTTATCAGCATCTGTCAGTAGAGGTTTGGGTATTGCTGTTGCAGCAGGTAATTGAACCTGTTTCCCATATGTTAAGAAGTTCTAATCCCCCCCCTTTTTAGTTGTCCCAAAGAAAACTGAGGATTGGTAACTGGTTATTGATTTAACTCACTTCAACTGCTTTAAATCATTATTACAGTCCATCATAAAACCTTTTCTCCCCCTGagatagttatttttattggGTTGTGGATGACATCATGGtatgtttcttaattttatatacattattttcagtttatccaTCTTGGGGTGGTTAACAATTTTGGGCCCTTTTCTTCAGACTGACCTTGGCACCTTATGTGCTTTGTTGCATTCTTTGGGCTTTTGCATGGCATCTCTATGTTTAGGCACTGCAATTTCATTAGTACAGGAATGGCTGGCTTATTCTGGCTCATTCCAAATGAGAATCGGCCAATCCTACTTGGCAGCTACTTTCTGTAGTGGCTCGGGTGGGCTGGTTTGTTAAATTGGAGAATTCCTTCCTCTGACCCACTTCATATCTTGTCCACTTTGAGGTCTATTTTGACACCAATATCAGTTGAACACTGCCTTCAACTTTATGATTTAGTTCAATAGAATTTGTTCACCATGCTTCTTGGCTCTCTAACTTATTGCTTATGAGGTTTTATTGATTTTGGGGATGTGGTCTTCCTTGACATCATTGATCCTTCTCTGTCATGCCAATATGAGATCCCTTCAGTGGGCACTTCACAAACAATGGAATCTTGAGTTAGAATTTTCCTTTGACCCCCAGTTCTATTTCTTGTTTCATGCAAAATGATCTGCATTAGTGGCTGGACTAAGCTCATAGACTGGCTGGTGTGAGATTTCCTTCTCTGCATCCAGGTTTACATCTTTTTATGAGAACACCCTTTTGAGGATGAAGAGTATGGGTCAGTCACTGGGGGACTCTGAGCTATTGGTCTGCAGACAAAGCTATTTGCATATCTTTCCTTTAACTTTTGTTTGTGCATTGAGCCTTATTGGATCTCTTATTCCAGACTTCTGCACATCACATTTGCCTTATAGCAATATTGGTGTGGGGTGCTGTCAGTATTTTCATAGATCTTCTTTTGCTCCACAAAGTGGGCATTAGATCCCCTTGTTTTGAGGGACTTTTACCATTGGTGGGGTTTTCATTATGCTTTTGCTACAAGTCTCAACATCAAGTTGCCTCTATTTTGGTCACCTGTATCTCATCTGCTGGCTCTGGCAATTAATGCCTTTTGCCTAGATTGGCCccagaaatatttttgtgtatccATCTATCTGATTACTTTATTGTGTGATTTTTCTAGTACTACTCCTTCTCTAGTCCACCTGATTGCTCCCTCTTGGCCAACTCAGTCTTGTGTGTATTGTTTTCAGAAAATTAAATCTCAAAAGATGTTAAATGTTCTATCAGAAATGAACAGTAACACAGAGCTTGTGTGATTATTTAACTTTCCACAGCTATATAGGATGCAACATAATGACTTGTTGTATGTAATATTATGAATAGTTTTGCTCTTGATTGGtttaaaacttgtgttttcttttatcagtGAGGAAATAAGCACATGGGTTTGTATACCTccatataaaatatgtttgataatttgttatgcattatacattttataacctAAAAAAAGTGTatgttgttattttcaattaaaatattacttgaagGCTAAGAAAATAATCTGTACtaatacttgtaaaaataaatatacaattatttttcatgttctgTAGATAATATCTGGGTTAAAAACTGGGAAACACTCACCTGTTACATGTTTCGCATGTAAATTTGGAGTATCTCTAGTCCAACATAtagcagagaaaaaaaaaagtggagaTGATATAGTTGCTCTTGTGAAAGTTTTGTGCAATTTCTTCAAAATTGAATCAGCTCGAGTCTGTCAAGGAGTTACCCAAGTGTTTCAAGTAAGTCTTTATGTAAACCAGTAGGCTTTACCTTTTGTTATATAAGTCTTTATGTAAACCAGTAGGCTTTACCTTTTGTTATATAAGTCTTTATGTAAACCAGTAGGCTTTACCTTTTGTTATATAAGTCTTTATGTAAACCAGTAGGCTTTACCTTTTGTTATGTAAGTTTATGTAAACCAGTAGGCTTTACCTTTTGTTATATAAGTTTATGTAAACCAGTAGGCTTTACCTTTTGTTATATAAGTCTTTATGTAAACCAGTAGGCTTTTCCTTTTGTTATATAAGTCTTTATGTAAACCAGTAGGCTTTACCTTTTGTTATATAAGTCTTTATGTAAACCAGTAGGCTTTACCTTTTGTTATATAAGACTTTATGTAAACCAGTAGGCTTTACCTTTTGTTATATAAGTCTTTATGTAAACCAGTAGGCTTTACCTTTTGTTATATAAGTCTTTATGTAAACCAGTAGGCTTTACCTTTTGTTATACAAGTCTTTATGTAAACCAGTAGGCTTTACCTTTTGTTATATAAGTCTTTATGTAAACCAGTAGGCTTTACCTTTTGTTATATAAGTCTTTATGTAAACCAGTAGGCTTTaccttttgttatataataaaattttctttttgtaacaaaactTCAAAGATGTCttgcattaaataaaaatatgaagtaaatggtacaagaaaattgtgttttgttattaaatgaaacagttataatattaaatgGCATACAATAATAAGTTGTAATTATGTGTATGgttaacttatttttcttcagTATCTTCCATTTTTTTCCTGTGATCTCTACTAATCCATCAAAAACACTTTGCTAAATTGAAAATTGATTACTAGATAACTTGGTTCTGTTGTTTTATGCTTGTGGTTTAAAACCTGAGTAAATCACTTTTTGTTGTCTTGTTTATATTCTTCATTGGTTATGTTGTTGGTCTTATGAAGAGTGACTTTTAAGTGTAAGTAAAACTGTACATGTAAAAGAAATGCATTACTATTAAGCTACAAAAGTTACACATCTCTCTTGACACATGATGTTCCTCATTGATACTGTAAGAAGTAaacgataaaattaatttatctaatAAGAAGTATGGATACTAAGGCATATGAGATGAACATACAAAATTAACGTTAAAATTATGTCTTTATTGGGGTCTTTCAGGTATTGTCGTGTGTATGGACTTGTAATTTTCTCtcttttagtgttttttataGTTCCAGTGAAAACATTCAGTGGAAattaatacagtgtataaaataattaaaagcacATTTGTtaatctataaataatttatgtagactcattttaatgttttcttttcaatcTATTATAGAGCTAGCTTgattttgatcttttttttttttcagttcatctTAGAGCTAGCTTGATTTTGATAATTTATGGAGACTCAATCTTTTCTTTTCAGTCCATTTTAGAGCTAGcttgattttaataatttatggaGACTCATTTTGATCTTTTCTTTTTAATCTATTATAGAGCTAGCTTGATTTTAATTCCATAATGAAGGTACTgttaaagtgtaataaaaatgttttataatattgtgaaatgtttatttttggttaCTGCATGATTTGCATTTGTACCAAATTCTTTTTGTGTTTCTCTGTATGTACATGTGTGCATTTCAGTTAAACAAACTTCAGCATTACCCTGAGTCAATAAATTCTGACATTTCtctttatcttgttattttttaaattgtttgtgtttGGGTATATTcgcatttccttttttttctttaaagggAGAAGTTCTCTATGTGTTTGAGCGATTAGTGCTCAGCCCTCAAGAAGTGTGTGGACTAATTCTAGGTGATACATGTTCTCCTGTTTATAATCCATACCATAATTGGACTGTTCCATTGACTCCTTTTCCTAAACCTCCTGTTAAGCCAGTTCCACCACCAAAAGTATGTAGTTGTGAACAgaccattattttttttaatcttttgcacattttcataatattatcctaatgttctgttttgtacaaaattttaaatattataattttcaggtGTTTTTTTATGGATAAATTATGTCTGTTTTTGTGCTTTAATAAGATACAAATTTCTCTTgtcttaaatattgttttatcaaaatatatcacatttttgAGAATGAACTGATTTCAGagttagttaaaaaaataaaatggggTTCAGTTAAGGTAACCTGAATTTTTTGTggtataaaatatcttaaaaacattattagtattattgttaagtttatgATACTGGAATTTAGTACTAAAAGgagtgatgtgttggttactacaATGTTGATGTTATTACTTcacaaaagtatatttatgttgtattacgtgagaaagttaaattaattaattgttcttAATTTTCTAGTAGGTGGTTATGttgaattttaatttcagacTGGTGCACCAACAACACGTGTACTCCATTTATCAGACACACACTTTGATCCgtactatagagaaggcagcaaTGCAGAGTGTGGAGAACCATTGTGTTGCCGAATTGCTGATGGACCTGCACCTGATCCAAGTAAAGCAGCAGGAAAGTGGGGAGACTACCGTAGTTGTGACACACCCTTGCAAACTTTAGAACATATGCTAAAACATATAAGAGACAATCACAAGGTACTGAGATTAATGTATGTCCAAGTGTCctcttaaatattaaagtttaaaagctgaatactttttgtttttgggAGGGAATAAGTAATTTTGGATAATTCTACAAGCTTTACCTGTGTGAGATATTTGAATATCAAGTTTCAAATGTCTTATAACATGACTGTGGATGGATGAAATGATTTTACACAACTCACAAAAAGATTGTTCTGTTAACTTTGGATTTAGTGAATTGCTCAGTTTTGGTAGTGTATGAAAGAGAAATATGTGACACTTAGAATAAGAATTAGTTGTAAACAAATGcatgtatttgtatatttaagaATATCATAAAGTAATCTCCTTAAAGGTGTActatttaacttttaacaaaacagAAGATAGAACAAATTATTAcctaaatgtattaaaaaataccAACTCCATCTgtacatgatttttattttttgatattgaaAGTTATTGTGAGGTACCAACTGCATCAATTTTAGTGAAATTTGGGAAAGGAACTCTAGTGAACCCTTCCAGTAATGAAGTTTAAAGGATAAGTATATGGCTGTATGGTTTGACTTTGGCATCTATTCCAATTTTTATTTCCTTAGTGCCATGAATGAGACCTTTACTATACTAGGAGATTGGTAACAAAATCATTGAAGCTATATGAAAATGACACTTAATAGTATTTTTCAAATGCGTTAGATTAAAGTATTAAAAGACTGTTAGGTGCAGAAACACTTTTAAAGCACTGTATACGTTGCCTCGCATTACAAAATACTGTACAAAAATGAAATGCTAAAAATAAGATCATCACATGCCCCTGTATATAAACAATTGTATGATATTAAGaaagacaaaaacacaaaatgtaagcTGTTAGGTTAAGCTTAAAAAGCAGAAACTTCAAAACcaaagagaaagaaatattaaaagccATGAGAAAAATCATATGATGTTTATAACAATTGAGAATACAAGAAATAAGGTCAGGAATTGCTAAATAAGTTTGGGCAAGTTGATGTCAAAGTATTAACTTACAATagtctttgatttttcttttatatctaTGATTTAGTATTATAGATATTTATGTCATTAAAGagataaaagttattgttttctatttagtaatctttgatttttttttaattttaatggtaTGAAAATGAAGTCTTTGTGGATGTTCTGAAGGTGAAATCATCTTCCCATCATTGATTTCTGACATTTGTTGTTTATGTTGCCTGAAATAATTTTCATCTGTATGTGAAAATATAAGTAATTGATCAGAATTACTagaagaaaaaggaaaacatttagtGCATTTTAGCCATTTGGGTTTTTTTTATCCTAGTGAAGATTAATTAGCTGAGACAATGAccattattttctcatttttttactCTAGTTTTAACCTTTTCTTTATAGTTTCAGAATTTATCATGttggaatttttaaaatgtatttatatttttcatgttaattacTTTTCAGGTTGATTATGTGTTGTGGACTGGAGACATTCCACCTCATGATGTGTGGAACTCTTCTCAGTCAGAGCAGATATCTCTCCTAAAATCTGTTACTCAGTTAATGAATAAATACTTaaagaatattcctattttctctGCTATTGGAAACCATGAAAGTTCCCCAGTTAATAGGTAAATGTTTCCCACTTTGCAAGAATTAGCTTGAAATAAACCATATTTTCAgaggtatacaaatatattaaaatctttttttaagAGCATTAAAATTCTGTGTTTAGTTATTAAAAATCTGTAACACAACCATTAcattattgaatatttctgtgacttcttttttttatttttataatgatcagatgt
Proteins encoded in this window:
- the LOC143252674 gene encoding sphingomyelin phosphodiesterase-like; translation: MDRLKNFAMTNYIKRNHWAIISLCLLLLCTIAPGAHISVPLSVYADLSLSSDVEEGSKVPPSNDLSSTVNPHLKKIPSATDEIQKWHAKKKVNVLLDLWTRISSPFDMKEIISGLKTGKHSPVTCFACKFGVSLVQHIAEKKKSGDDIVALVKVLCNFFKIESARVCQGVTQVFQGEVLYVFERLVLSPQEVCGLILGDTCSPVYNPYHNWTVPLTPFPKPPVKPVPPPKTGAPTTRVLHLSDTHFDPYYREGSNAECGEPLCCRIADGPAPDPSKAAGKWGDYRSCDTPLQTLEHMLKHIRDNHKVDYVLWTGDIPPHDVWNSSQSEQISLLKSVTQLMNKYLKNIPIFSAIGNHESSPVNSFPMPQITGKYDISWLYDEIAKTWAPWVPRGAEATIKKGAYFSVKVNPGLKIISINTNYCNNQNWWLLLNSTDPAEELQWLIQELQASELIGEKVHIIGHIPPGTGSCLQVWSHNYYRIINRFESTVVAQFYGHTHSDEFEVFYDTETLKHPTNIAYIGPSVTTFGSGNPAFRIYTVDGNYAGSSRVVLDHETYFLNLTEANLFNQPTWRKTYSVKEHLEMKSLLPHDWNTLIQRFESNDTLFQRFYRYYRKMSDYHNEPCIGDCKKSMLCNLRSGRSHDPSLCNAGQ